The Tachysurus vachellii isolate PV-2020 chromosome 10, HZAU_Pvac_v1, whole genome shotgun sequence genomic sequence agaaaaagcacaGTGCTGAGTTGCACTGATGACTgataaatacagtaatacattCACTCTGGGTGTGTGATCATGTCTGTTTATGATAAAGCTTGGGAAACTCTAATGCAAACGCACCTATATCCTTTAGTTACAAACCTAAGATAAGTGTGATGTTTACAGAACAGTAGTTTATTACATCAGTAATGAGTGGTATGCAAGCAGATTTTCAGCTGTTGGGAAGTAACTGTGAGAAGACTCCAGCTGATATAATAATACGTTATGATAGTCATCCTTTAAAAAGCCACAGAGCTTTGACTTCTGAAGCAGAATCACCCGACCTGATTCACAATGATCGCCATACTCTTCAGTCTCCTCTTCGTTGGGGCAACTCTTGCCTTTCAGGTAAGTCATTATTCAGTTGTTTTTCATCTTCGTGTTATTTCACAGTGGTCTGGAATTTACATGCCAATTACCTTATTCCTTTGAAAAAAGTCTCTGGACCCCTGGACTGAGAAGAACGAGACTGTTATTCCAGGCCAGTCGTGCACCTGTGAGGCCTTTCTACCGGATACTATATTTCCCTTAGGGGAACTGGAGCTGCTGGAGAAATCCTCAGTCCAGATCAGTCACAAGTTAGAGCTGGAAATCAGCAAGGTATAAGACAAACATCCAAAACAGgatcattaaataaaacaaacaaacaaaaaaaacgtatGTGCAGGCTTTTAAATATTGTTATCTCATCTTTTCAGATAGAGTTGTTTGAGAGCAAGCTTACAGTTTACATGGAGAAGATTGTAAACCTCACATTGTCGATTGGGATCATGGAAAAGGACCCTGACTCTTATACTGAGGTCCAAATACAGGAAGTCAAGATTCAGATCAAGCAGATAGAAGCTCTGATTGTAGAGCTTAAGGCATCTATAGAGATTTCTTCTACAGTTCTTGTCAGCATTCAGAAAGAGGTAAAACACACTGGATGTATTGTGTTATCATGCGTTACATATGTGTGCTGGCATGGGATAACTTATATCTGGATTGCTGACACACATATATGTGATATCTACTACTATATCATACAGATCACTTCCATGATCGTCATCTTGACTCAACTGGAGATTAAATATGACAAGAACCTGGTACTGCTGACCCGTAGAGAATACATCAAGCTTCAGCAGAAACTGGAGGAATGTGAGAGACGCCACAATGAGATCTTTGAGCCTAACATCGGTGAGTCTGCTCAGTACATGGACACAATTGCGATCTTTGTAGAAGCATAAATGACTTTTGACTTTTTCTCTTTAGGTTCTTGTGACCATGGTTTCATATCAAGACTCAGTAAACCAATGATCAGCCACCTTAACGCACATCTGAATGCAGGTCACAGATATGGTGGATGGGGTAAAGATTCAAACCCATTGCCTACCTCTGAAAATATGTACTGGTACTCAGGTTCTTCCAGCACTTTGGTTACCCAAATTAATGTGTATGCAGACTATTACAGGTTAATCATGAGACAACCAATGAAAACCCATGAGCTTTATACCACTCGTGACTGGAGAGGTCTAGGTAATAACTACATTGTGCGTGGTAACACTTTGTATTATCAGTTCAGAGATCCTTTCAGCATGGGTAAATACAACATGACCAGTCAGACTATGGTGTACAGGGTGGTACCAAATGCCAGCAATAAATTCTCCTACTTTTATTCAGCAAACCAAAACCTAGATTTTGCAGCTGATGAGAATGGATTGTGGGTGACGTACGCTACAGAAGAATCAAAGGGCAAACTATTGCTGGGTAAGATAGACGAGGCAGCGTTTGCTTTAAAAGAGGTTTATGAATTGAACGTCTACAAACCATCAGTAGGCAACACCTTCATGGTTTGTGGAGTCCTATATGCTACCAGATCTGTAGATATTAAGACAGAGGAgatcttttatacttttaacacacacacaagacaggaAAGCCATGTTAGCATTCCTTTTGAAAAGTTCCAGGAAACGTATGTTTACCTTGATTACAACCCCACTGACCAGAAACTGTACATGTACAACAATGGATATTATATCAGCTATCATGTGTGGTTCCATCAGAATAAGAACAAGGCACAActactgatataaaaaaaaatgctttggtTTGAATACagatgaacatacagtatatcaccatTGTTGACTGATGAGCTATGcattaaacactaaaatgtCCTGCATTgacttttattcttattaataaAATCTTATGAGCACTATTCCTGaatgattgttgttattatacACTTTAGTCCACAATGCACACTAACactcattaataaatgtttaggTTTTTTCATGATACAATGTCACCTACGTAAAGTCTATGTTAAATTGAGGTCAATGGACCTGTGTCATTTCCACaaaaattgtatataatgtaaattatacatattaaatGTAAAGATTATACTCAGACATATGACAGTGCACTATTTCCAAACTTTACCGTATGAAATCAATCGATAAACACTGGTTACACTGAGATTCTTCGATTATTTTTTCCATTGGAAAATAAAGAATGCATAAATCTTACTATTAGAACATATGAATTAAATTGGGGACATGGAAGATTTTaatatcgccacatatacattagagcTTAGTGGAATTCTGTTCTTCACACATCCCATCttaggaggttggggtcagagcacaggggcaggtatgatacagcacccctggagcagcgaaggttaagggccttgcttaggggcccaacagtggcagagctggggcttgaaccctgatctgctgatcaacaacccagagccttaaccacttgagccaccactgccctgatatatacactatatattttatataagcataaaaatgtACCCCTTATGCGTATTcagataatgaaataaatcatacataaaaactaagaaaatattattataatagaaaaaataatagaaaataatattgAGACCAATCTCTGTAGATTTATCATGTGGCACTGTCATATCGTCACACGTCACGGCCTACAAACATAGCCGCCCTGGACTCACACTCCAAGCAAACACCTGCACTCCCACGTTGTTTAGTGAGTATGATCTGTTAGCACTGTATGAAAACACCTTTGTTTCAATTCATTATTTGCAAGGTGTTATTTTGGTTCTTTAGTGTCATGACTTTTACCAAGCCTGACTTACTGTCCATGTTTATCTGGCGTttggacatttttaatatagtttCTGATCTCTGCCTCGATTTTAAcctaaattttttttatccagatGTTTTTGATTCTACTTTCTGCCTAATGTCTGTTGCAGTGTTGGCAGCATTCTTTAATGTCTGTACATATGTTCAGtttcctgttgtattttatgaatgaaaatataaatcattaaatgtctttattttatatgtgaTTCATTATTGGCTTCAGATGAATCAATGCAATACAGTTATAAAAAATCCCATCTTGCTAACAGTAAACTCTAAAACCTAACTAGCCAGCTTGTTGTTGCTTGGGTAGCTTTTGTTCCCTGCAACTTGGTAAGCAGCTTCTTCAAAGTTAATAAGAAGTATGTAGATATTTTCTATCAGGTACAGTTTTATATAGCTCTAAATATAGGAATTTATACATCTGTCTGTTAAAAACTGTTTCAGTAACTCTGGACCTGTTATTGGTACAATTTTTGCAGTAACCATTCTTGTAAATTACAGACAAAGACaatgttttattattctttGGTAAAAGCTTCCTatatactttaaaaatattatattgctGTTCGATTTTGACTTATCGCAGACAGTTGCTTATAAACCGATCTTCATTTGGTTcactaattataaataaataagacctcAGTACATAATTACAGCTTTCCAGCTCTTTTTGATGTATCAGATTATATATCTGTTCAAATGTCTAGTTTTACTTGAATTTATACTAcagttgtattttttatgtagtttttttgtgtttcatgtTATACTACATACATGTATTGATGAATAAACTCAGTAGGCTAGTGTcctgaatgaatgagtgaatgaattttgcttttcttctcataTGAAAATGTCATAAAGATTTATAGGT encodes the following:
- the olfm4.1 gene encoding olfactomedin-4, producing MIAILFSLLFVGATLAFQSLDPWTEKNETVIPGQSCTCEAFLPDTIFPLGELELLEKSSVQISHKLELEISKIELFESKLTVYMEKIVNLTLSIGIMEKDPDSYTEVQIQEVKIQIKQIEALIVELKASIEISSTVLVSIQKEITSMIVILTQLEIKYDKNLVLLTRREYIKLQQKLEECERRHNEIFEPNIGSCDHGFISRLSKPMISHLNAHLNAGHRYGGWGKDSNPLPTSENMYWYSGSSSTLVTQINVYADYYRLIMRQPMKTHELYTTRDWRGLGNNYIVRGNTLYYQFRDPFSMGKYNMTSQTMVYRVVPNASNKFSYFYSANQNLDFAADENGLWVTYATEESKGKLLLGKIDEAAFALKEVYELNVYKPSVGNTFMVCGVLYATRSVDIKTEEIFYTFNTHTRQESHVSIPFEKFQETYVYLDYNPTDQKLYMYNNGYYISYHVWFHQNKNKAQLLI